A window of Mixophyes fleayi isolate aMixFle1 chromosome 10, aMixFle1.hap1, whole genome shotgun sequence contains these coding sequences:
- the STX5 gene encoding syntaxin-5: MNARRRHGSRNTENGVYVGPPQTQVLPSQTTTEALSSPLLAPPTDTMSCRDRTAEFMSACKSLRGRQNGVQLSNPSLSAVKQRSEFTLMAKRIGRDLSNTFSKLEKLTILAKRKSLFDDKAVEIEELTYIIKQDIGSLNQQIAQLQSFVRARGSQSGRHLQTHSNTVVVSLQSKLASMSNDFKSVLEVRTENLKHQRSRREQFSQGPVSAFPLHHNSMGPSVLLQDDSRRHGDVTIEMDSKVSQQLQLIDEQDSYIQSRADTMQNIESTIVELGSIFQQLAHMVKEQEETIQRIDGNVEDTQLNVEAAHSEILKYFQSVTSNRWLMIKIFLILIVFFIIFVVFLA, from the exons ATGAACGCTCGTAGACGTCACGGTTCCCGCAACACTGAGAACGGAGTATACGTAGGACCACCTCAGACCCAGGTCCTGCCCTCCCAAACCACCACAGAAGCTTTATCTTCCCCTCTTCTTGCCCCACCAACTGACACCATGTCTTGCCGGGACCGCACTGCTGAGTTCATGTCTGCTTGCAAGTCTTTGCGTGGGCGCCAG AACGGTGTTCAGCTTTCCAACCCCAGTCTCAGTGCTGTGAAACAGAGAAGTGAATTCACTCTTATGGCCAA ACGCATCGGAAGGGATCTTAGCAACACATTTAGCAAACTGGAAAAGTTGACGATAT TGGCTAAAAGGAAGTCTCTTTTTGATGACAAAGCTGTGGAAATTGAGGAACTAACATACATCATTAAGCAA GACATTGGTAGCCTGAATCAACAGATTGCTCAATTACAGTCATTTGTTCGAGCACGTGGCAGTCAGAGTGGGCGTCATCTTCAGACTCACTCAAATACCGTGGTGGTCTCTCTTCAG TCAAAACTAGCGTCAATGTCTAATGATTTCAAGTCTGTATTGGAAGTAAGGACAGAG AATCTAAAGCATCAGCGAAGTCGCAGAGAGCAATTCTCTCAGGGTCCGGTCTCTGCTTTTCCTCTCCATCACAATAGCATGG GGCCCTCCGTTCTCCTCCAAGACGACTCCCGTAGACACGGAGATGTGACAATAGAGATGGATTCTAAAGTTAGTCAGCAGCTGCAGCTCATAGATGAGCAG GATTCCTATATTCAGAGCCGAGCAGACACTATGCAAAACATAGAATCCACCATAGTTGAGCTGGGCTCTATCTTCCAACAGTTGGCTCACATGGTGAAGGAGCAGGAGGAAACTATACAAAG AATTGATGGGAATGTAGAAGACACACAACTAAATGTGGAAGCTGCACACTCTGAGATCCTGAAATATTTCCAATCCGTAACCTCAAACCGCTGGCTGATGATCAAGATCTTTCttatacttattgttttcttcatCATCTTTGTGGTTTTCCTGGCTTGA